In Sphingobacterium sp. PCS056, the following proteins share a genomic window:
- a CDS encoding LytR/AlgR family response regulator transcription factor, translating into MFKKILIVEDENWASESLLEKLSQLISSKFESTVKTTVREAADWLLKNEVDLIFMDVQLGDGLSFEIFDQVKINVPVIFTTAFEDYALKAFQHQGYAYLLKPYDEDELQEALNKITPFFAQETDEVKYKSRFLVRYGIRLKSIPTVDIAYFMAEDKLLYGYTKDGDQFIVEDTITGLGSRLDPEFFFQINRKFIIHIDSISDMLKVGRNRIRLQLQPALPVGVEVIVSEDKSSDFQMWLDR; encoded by the coding sequence ATGTTTAAAAAGATATTAATCGTAGAGGATGAAAATTGGGCTTCGGAAAGTTTATTGGAGAAATTGAGCCAATTGATTTCCTCAAAGTTTGAATCTACGGTTAAAACGACAGTGCGCGAAGCTGCTGATTGGTTGCTTAAAAATGAGGTCGATCTCATTTTTATGGATGTTCAGCTTGGTGATGGACTCAGCTTTGAGATCTTTGATCAAGTAAAAATCAACGTACCTGTTATCTTTACAACCGCTTTTGAAGATTATGCATTAAAAGCATTTCAACATCAAGGCTATGCCTATCTATTGAAACCTTATGATGAAGACGAGTTACAAGAAGCTCTGAATAAAATTACACCCTTTTTTGCTCAAGAAACCGATGAGGTAAAGTACAAAAGTCGTTTTTTGGTACGCTATGGAATAAGGCTAAAATCTATCCCAACAGTTGATATTGCTTACTTTATGGCTGAAGATAAACTGCTTTATGGATATACCAAAGATGGCGATCAGTTTATTGTGGAAGATACTATTACAGGACTTGGATCAAGGCTAGATCCAGAGTTCTTTTTTCAGATCAATCGCAAATTTATCATACATATTGATTCCATTTCGGATATGTTAAAAGTAGGACGAAACCGTATTCGCCTGCAACTGCAACCAGCTCTGCCGGTAGGAGTTGAAGTCATAGTCAGTGAAGATAAATCATCCGATTTTCAAATGTGGTTGGATCGCTAA
- a CDS encoding RagB/SusD family nutrient uptake outer membrane protein: MKKNLLFIGLLAAVLLTSSCNKYLDIQPVGTVIPKTESDFRALMVSAYISYPAHKSRLNLRTDELILDEYSVDIGEIKDLYLWNDQNPDVKTFPMAWETIYKSIFYANYVIAEGKNVAGDSDEMQQIRAEAYLIRAYSHFELLNTYSENFNPASAATDRGIPISLRVDLEQLFKPASVEEVYAQVLADMKEAEALLHVSDNANNVKYRFSKRAYYAFEARVRLYRGEWSLAVEAANKALSINADLENLNLPTSKIPTDFESKEMIQAWERVGDSKVSRSTFINPQFMASYSKGDLRLTRFFQKSGHDYVSAKGTDTRYNSTFRNAELYLIKAESEAQLGKKDQAIASLSTLLKNRLIPETYSEAIQRLATLSNDALKAEIIAERGRELTLEGLRWYDLKRSTRPAIEHHYLDQVYQLQKNDPRYVIRYPKESISNNPDL; the protein is encoded by the coding sequence ATGAAAAAGAATTTATTATTTATCGGATTACTTGCAGCAGTTTTATTGACCTCTTCTTGTAATAAGTATTTAGATATACAACCCGTAGGAACGGTTATTCCTAAAACAGAATCAGATTTTAGAGCCTTAATGGTTTCGGCATATATCAGTTATCCAGCGCATAAATCGCGACTGAATTTGCGTACAGATGAATTAATTTTGGATGAATATTCAGTAGATATTGGAGAAATAAAAGATTTATATCTTTGGAATGATCAGAATCCAGATGTGAAAACCTTTCCTATGGCTTGGGAGACCATCTATAAGTCAATTTTTTATGCAAACTATGTGATTGCTGAAGGAAAGAATGTGGCTGGAGACTCTGATGAGATGCAACAAATTCGTGCGGAAGCCTATTTAATTCGTGCTTATTCGCATTTCGAATTGTTAAATACCTATTCGGAAAACTTTAATCCGGCTAGTGCAGCAACAGATCGTGGCATACCTATTTCTTTACGTGTTGATTTGGAACAATTGTTTAAACCAGCTTCGGTAGAAGAGGTATATGCACAGGTATTAGCGGATATGAAAGAGGCTGAAGCTTTGTTGCATGTAAGCGATAATGCAAACAATGTAAAATATAGATTTTCCAAAAGAGCATATTATGCTTTTGAAGCTCGTGTACGTTTGTATAGAGGAGAATGGTCCTTAGCAGTGGAAGCCGCAAATAAAGCTTTGTCAATAAATGCTGATCTGGAAAATTTGAATCTGCCGACTTCAAAAATTCCGACAGATTTCGAATCAAAAGAAATGATCCAGGCTTGGGAAAGAGTAGGAGACTCGAAAGTGAGTCGTTCAACTTTTATTAATCCTCAGTTTATGGCAAGTTATTCAAAAGGGGACTTGCGTTTAACTCGTTTCTTCCAAAAATCAGGTCATGATTATGTTTCTGCAAAAGGAACAGATACACGATATAATTCTACGTTTAGAAATGCAGAATTGTATTTGATTAAAGCCGAAAGCGAAGCGCAGTTGGGTAAAAAGGATCAGGCAATAGCTTCGTTATCTACTTTATTGAAAAATAGATTAATCCCAGAGACATACTCAGAAGCAATACAGAGATTGGCAACTTTATCCAATGACGCTTTAAAGGCAGAGATTATTGCCGAAAGAGGACGTGAATTGACTTTAGAAGGTTTACGCTGGTATGATTTAAAACGGAGTACTAGACCCGCGATTGAACACCATTATTTGGATCAAGTTTATCAGTTGCAAAAAAATGACCCCCGTTATGTGATTCGTTATCCAAAAGAATCAATTTCGAATAATCCAGATTTATAA
- a CDS encoding TPM domain-containing protein, with protein MGTFSSEQQEKVVHAISIAENKTSGEIRVVVEKHCPGEVFDRATYYFEKLAMHKTALRNGVLIYLAHEDHKFSIIGDAGIHKKVADDFWECTKEIMVQEFRKEQFVEGLIQGIVHAGGQLAKFYPREEDDINELPNDIVFGDR; from the coding sequence ATGGGAACATTTTCATCAGAACAGCAGGAAAAAGTGGTGCATGCCATCAGTATAGCGGAGAATAAAACTTCGGGTGAGATACGAGTGGTGGTTGAAAAACACTGTCCTGGAGAAGTTTTTGATCGGGCAACATATTATTTTGAGAAATTGGCGATGCATAAAACTGCTTTAAGAAATGGAGTTTTAATTTATCTGGCGCATGAAGATCATAAGTTTTCGATCATTGGAGACGCTGGTATTCATAAGAAAGTAGCGGACGATTTCTGGGAGTGTACAAAAGAAATTATGGTACAAGAATTTCGAAAAGAACAGTTTGTAGAAGGATTGATTCAAGGAATTGTGCATGCTGGAGGCCAATTGGCAAAATTTTATCCGAGAGAAGAGGATGATATAAATGAATTACCGAATGATATTGTTTTTGGCGATAGATAA
- a CDS encoding LemA family protein, giving the protein MKRLLVAFFGLMVALSFSSCGYNTMVSQDENVKGKWAQVENAYQRRADLVPNLVNTVKGAAKHEESTLTAVVEARAKATSITVDPTNLNEETIAQYQKVQDQFSGSLSKLMATVEAYPDLKANQNFLELQAQLEGTENRISTERRAYNEAVQQFNTTVRSFPNNLMAGMFGFKAKGTFTAQEGADKAPAVSF; this is encoded by the coding sequence ATGAAAAGATTATTAGTCGCATTCTTTGGTTTAATGGTCGCATTATCTTTCAGTTCATGTGGGTACAATACAATGGTATCGCAGGACGAAAATGTAAAAGGTAAATGGGCTCAGGTTGAAAATGCATATCAGAGACGTGCAGATTTAGTTCCTAATTTGGTCAATACCGTTAAAGGAGCTGCAAAGCACGAAGAAAGTACATTAACAGCTGTTGTTGAAGCTCGTGCAAAAGCGACTTCTATTACGGTAGATCCTACTAATTTGAATGAAGAAACGATTGCACAATATCAAAAGGTACAAGATCAATTTTCTGGTTCTTTGAGTAAATTGATGGCGACAGTAGAAGCTTATCCTGATTTGAAAGCAAATCAAAACTTTTTAGAACTGCAAGCACAATTAGAGGGCACTGAAAACAGAATTTCAACAGAGCGTAGAGCGTATAATGAAGCTGTACAGCAGTTTAATACTACGGTAAGAAGCTTTCCTAATAATTTGATGGCAGGTATGTTTGGCTTCAAAGCGAAAGGAACCTTTACAGCACAAGAAGGTGCAGATAAAGCACCAGCAGTATCTTTCTAA
- a CDS encoding SusC/RagA family TonB-linked outer membrane protein — translation MNKFLLFIAFSCFHLLTFAQETVTLKGKVLDSKTQAPISGATVFIESTAVGESTGVSGQIQQSALGAVTDQTGNFTLNVPTDVKYFTVSFVGYQNRQIQVAKVFNTIYLESLENALQEVIVTGYNPIAKKKNTTAYTKLKVDDIKQTGVSSIDQLLEGQVAGLQLTNLTGGPNSAPQIRIRGTVSINGTQDPLWVIDGLPIEGTALPNSFDKDNLNSLQNLPIAGINPDDIADITVLKDAAATSIYGARAANGVIVITTKKGKRGPTQVAVSANSFVTQKPDFDRLNLMNSSQKVDFELAMAQRNDLDYRAGKGAIARLLNQSNELDLFRQSGLSALSNNTQAAIQNLRNQNQNWGDELFRAALNQQYSASISGGSDNHDFYLSGGFYDEQAATRGVGMRRYSLTLNNNFTISNKLKAGINLLGSTTGRNNFIQDADAFTNPVNYIRSVNPYLSKRDAQGKFVYDPDIDGYENAYIPFNSIEERQNTSYNLDNKALKAIANLSYQVLPSLLLRTEFGLQFDENRSERFADKESYNTRKLREGTRYYDSVAKKNKYFLPDGGTIQNDNRSIFQYNWKSFAQYNLTLNDKHDFEFMGGTELRRSKSVGIATKGFGYNPKTLTTQSILFPNATNIDNPLYRQYAKVIGETSYASFYANASYTYNQKYNVYGSIRYDGSNMFGVDPKYRFLPIWSISGSWNASEEDFIKEQTWISNLKVRGSYGIQGNIDRNTYPFIIGNYSTGTVLPGNTEETIVVTTPANDKLRWEKTKSWNLGVDLAVLKNRLQFTVDYYNRKSTDLIGTSSLPLENGFENVQRNWASVNNDGIEFMISSRNIVREHFTWSTDFNIAHNRSKLTRVISNPKAYSVDVREGDPINSLYVLETAGLDKDGLPQFYNDKREVVSYEDFYGLYDGWADFLPGYNVSTSLTEKTYQEKFKYQGSLDPKFIGGMTNRFRLGAFDLAVSAVFNVDKWMRRTPTYNPSMVDRGFNYTTDVLTAVQGGAAGIPKIGSSNSELNDRWMAYSWMMDNDPVGSYKNLDIWSKKMSYVRINSIRLGYTLPKSIASKVQASNIRFNVEGRNLLVFGSSYKGYFDPETYGNSYAQPISKSISFGLNASF, via the coding sequence ATGAACAAATTCTTACTCTTTATTGCGTTTTCTTGTTTCCATCTACTGACTTTTGCCCAAGAGACAGTCACCTTAAAAGGAAAGGTGTTGGATAGCAAGACGCAAGCTCCAATTTCAGGAGCAACTGTATTTATTGAAAGTACAGCAGTAGGGGAATCTACTGGGGTATCTGGCCAAATACAACAATCGGCTTTGGGTGCGGTAACAGATCAAACAGGTAACTTTACGTTAAATGTTCCTACAGATGTAAAGTATTTTACAGTTTCTTTTGTGGGTTATCAGAATAGACAAATCCAGGTTGCCAAAGTATTTAATACGATTTATTTGGAGTCTCTTGAAAATGCCTTACAAGAGGTTATCGTGACTGGATATAATCCAATTGCAAAGAAAAAAAATACTACTGCTTATACTAAACTTAAAGTCGATGATATCAAGCAAACTGGTGTGTCGAGTATTGATCAATTATTAGAAGGTCAGGTAGCTGGGTTACAATTGACCAACTTAACTGGAGGACCAAATTCAGCTCCGCAGATCCGTATTCGCGGTACTGTATCTATCAATGGTACGCAGGATCCACTTTGGGTAATCGATGGTTTGCCCATTGAAGGAACAGCTCTGCCAAACTCCTTTGATAAGGATAACTTAAATAGTTTACAAAATTTACCTATCGCGGGTATCAATCCTGATGATATTGCCGATATCACGGTATTAAAAGATGCAGCGGCAACATCCATCTATGGTGCTAGAGCAGCCAATGGTGTCATCGTCATTACAACAAAAAAAGGTAAGCGTGGTCCTACCCAAGTTGCAGTTTCTGCCAATAGTTTTGTAACTCAAAAACCAGATTTTGATCGCTTGAACTTAATGAATTCGTCGCAGAAAGTTGATTTCGAGTTGGCTATGGCTCAACGTAATGATTTAGATTACAGAGCCGGTAAAGGTGCTATTGCACGTTTATTGAATCAGTCAAATGAGTTGGATCTCTTCCGTCAGAGTGGCTTATCGGCTTTATCTAATAATACGCAAGCTGCTATTCAAAACTTAAGGAATCAAAATCAAAACTGGGGGGATGAATTGTTCCGTGCAGCACTAAACCAACAATATTCAGCATCCATCTCTGGAGGGTCTGATAATCATGATTTCTACCTATCTGGTGGTTTTTATGATGAACAAGCTGCAACAAGGGGAGTAGGGATGCGCCGTTACTCATTGACATTAAATAATAACTTTACCATTAGTAATAAGTTAAAGGCCGGAATTAATTTATTAGGTTCAACAACTGGAAGAAATAACTTTATTCAAGACGCTGATGCGTTTACGAATCCTGTAAATTATATCCGTTCGGTTAACCCATATCTCTCCAAAAGAGATGCACAGGGTAAATTTGTTTATGACCCCGATATTGATGGATATGAAAATGCATATATCCCGTTTAATTCTATTGAGGAACGTCAAAATACAAGCTATAACTTAGATAATAAAGCTTTAAAAGCAATTGCTAACTTATCTTATCAAGTATTGCCTTCCTTATTGTTACGTACTGAATTTGGTCTGCAGTTTGATGAGAACCGTTCAGAGAGATTTGCGGACAAGGAGTCTTACAATACGAGAAAATTAAGAGAGGGTACACGTTACTATGACTCTGTCGCGAAAAAGAATAAGTACTTCTTGCCTGATGGCGGAACCATTCAAAATGATAATCGGAGCATCTTTCAATATAACTGGAAATCCTTTGCACAATATAACCTAACCTTAAATGATAAACACGATTTTGAATTTATGGGTGGTACAGAATTACGTCGATCAAAATCTGTTGGAATTGCTACTAAAGGCTTTGGTTATAACCCAAAAACCTTGACGACTCAAAGTATTCTTTTTCCAAATGCAACGAATATAGATAATCCATTATATCGCCAATATGCCAAAGTAATTGGGGAGACATCTTACGCATCTTTCTATGCGAATGCTTCCTATACCTATAATCAAAAATATAATGTGTACGGAAGTATTCGTTACGATGGTTCAAATATGTTCGGTGTAGATCCCAAATATAGATTTTTACCGATTTGGTCAATCTCTGGTTCATGGAATGCCAGTGAGGAAGATTTTATCAAAGAGCAAACTTGGATTTCGAATTTAAAAGTTAGAGGTTCTTACGGTATTCAAGGAAATATTGATCGGAATACCTATCCTTTCATCATTGGTAATTACAGTACAGGAACAGTATTACCAGGGAATACAGAAGAAACGATTGTGGTTACTACACCGGCAAACGATAAATTGCGTTGGGAGAAAACAAAATCATGGAACCTAGGCGTAGATTTAGCGGTCTTAAAAAATAGACTACAGTTTACAGTAGATTATTACAACCGCAAATCTACAGATCTAATTGGTACAAGTAGTTTACCTTTGGAAAATGGTTTCGAGAATGTACAACGTAACTGGGCTTCAGTAAATAATGATGGTATTGAATTCATGATCAGTAGCCGTAATATTGTACGAGAACATTTTACTTGGTCTACCGATTTTAATATTGCACATAACCGTAGTAAATTGACTCGTGTTATCAGTAACCCGAAGGCTTATTCAGTAGATGTACGTGAAGGAGACCCAATTAATTCTTTATATGTATTAGAAACCGCTGGCTTAGACAAAGACGGTCTACCTCAGTTCTATAATGATAAGAGAGAGGTTGTTTCTTATGAAGACTTTTATGGTTTATATGATGGATGGGCAGATTTTCTACCGGGCTATAATGTGTCAACAAGCCTAACAGAAAAGACATATCAGGAGAAATTTAAATACCAAGGTTCATTGGATCCTAAATTTATTGGAGGTATGACCAATAGATTTCGTTTAGGAGCCTTTGATTTAGCAGTTTCTGCAGTATTTAATGTGGATAAATGGATGCGTCGTACACCAACTTATAATCCATCTATGGTGGATCGTGGGTTTAATTATACTACAGATGTTTTAACAGCGGTACAGGGTGGGGCAGCTGGTATTCCAAAAATTGGCTCTTCAAATTCAGAATTAAATGATCGTTGGATGGCTTATAGCTGGATGATGGACAATGATCCAGTCGGATCGTATAAGAACTTAGATATCTGGTCAAAAAAGATGAGTTATGTGCGCATCAATAGTATTCGTTTAGGGTATACCTTGCCTAAATCTATTGCTAGTAAAGTACAGGCATCAAACATTCGCTTTAATGTCGAAGGACGTAACTTATTGGTATTTGGATCAAGTTATAAAGGTTACTTCGATCCAGAGACTTATGGAAATAGCTACGCGCAACCCATCTCTAAGTCTATTTCCTTTGGTTTAAATGCATCATTTTAA
- a CDS encoding TPM domain-containing protein, translated as MLCSVVSLLAQDFPAVPNRLVNDYTKTLTASQVDQLEQKLLAFEDSTSIQIAVVLMNSTGSYDISDYAVRLAQQWGVGNKKYNNGIMLLAAIGDRAVTIQTGYGIEGSVPDAIAHRIIENEIKPAFRAQDYYTGVNRATDALISYTKGEYKADPKQPEGKGGGSKMLIIIVVVMIVIALISRKGGNGGNGGGKVMNGRGTSDLFWWTLLNSLGRGGSGGGGFGGGGDGGGFGGFGGGGFGGGGASGRW; from the coding sequence ATGCTGTGCAGTGTGGTCAGTTTGCTTGCTCAGGATTTTCCGGCTGTACCAAACCGATTGGTTAATGATTATACAAAAACATTGACAGCAAGTCAGGTGGATCAACTGGAACAAAAGCTCCTAGCTTTTGAAGACTCAACTTCTATACAGATTGCCGTAGTGCTGATGAATTCGACAGGATCTTATGATATTAGTGATTATGCAGTACGACTTGCTCAACAATGGGGCGTTGGAAATAAAAAGTACAACAATGGTATCATGCTCCTTGCAGCAATTGGAGATCGGGCAGTTACTATTCAAACTGGATATGGTATAGAAGGATCTGTCCCCGATGCGATCGCACATCGAATCATTGAAAATGAAATAAAGCCCGCCTTTCGAGCGCAAGATTATTATACAGGAGTAAACCGTGCGACAGATGCATTGATTTCATATACTAAAGGAGAATATAAAGCAGACCCGAAGCAACCAGAAGGAAAAGGTGGTGGTTCAAAAATGTTGATCATCATTGTGGTTGTCATGATTGTTATTGCTCTAATCTCACGCAAAGGGGGCAATGGCGGTAACGGCGGTGGTAAAGTAATGAATGGTAGAGGAACTTCTGATTTGTTTTGGTGGACTTTACTTAATAGTCTAGGTCGAGGTGGATCTGGCGGCGGCGGCTTCGGCGGCGGTGGCGATGGAGGTGGCTTCGGCGGTTTTGGTGGTGGCGGCTTTGGCGGAGGCGGTGCCAGCGGCAGATGGTAA
- a CDS encoding NAD(P)/FAD-dependent oxidoreductase: MQKEIELAIAPERMEDDTYILNQGAKSLNIKLERIKGFKIRKRSIDARSRHVVFRARIIFFIDEHPITESFKINYQSVQDSQPVLIIGAGPAGLFAALQCLEKGLKPIVIERGKCVQDRRRDLAKLNREGIVDEDSNYCFGEGGAGTYSDGKLYTRSDKRGDVEKVLKLFVSHGANEDILVNARPHIGTNKLPHIIQAIRETIISYGGEVIFEQRVVDINTENGHVTGVTLANGTSLTASHVIVATGHSARDIFELFRKKNWLLEAKAFALGVRIEHPQEIIDQAQYHCEIRSEHLPPAYYSLVEQVNGRGVFSFCMCPGGVIAPCATADNEIVVNGWSPSKRNNPHANSGTVIQINLEDVEGSESNPFAILDFQREIERRAFEAGGGKMVAPAQRMIDFVEGRISKDLPENSYKPGTISADLTQVLPQFVYEALRGALPIFGKKMKGYYTNEAILVAVESRTSSPIRIPRDKTTLQHPEIKGLYPCAEGAGFAGGIISAAIDGMNCANAIN; encoded by the coding sequence ATGCAGAAAGAAATTGAATTGGCTATCGCTCCAGAACGAATGGAAGACGATACTTACATTTTAAATCAAGGTGCCAAATCCTTGAATATAAAACTTGAACGGATTAAAGGATTTAAAATCCGTAAACGTTCAATAGATGCCCGAAGTCGTCATGTTGTTTTTAGAGCTCGTATTATCTTTTTTATAGACGAGCACCCCATTACCGAAAGTTTTAAGATCAACTATCAATCTGTCCAAGATTCACAACCTGTTTTAATTATTGGTGCTGGGCCAGCGGGTTTATTTGCGGCACTCCAGTGTCTTGAAAAAGGTCTAAAACCGATCGTCATCGAGCGTGGCAAATGTGTACAGGACCGTCGTCGCGATCTTGCCAAGTTAAATCGCGAGGGTATCGTGGATGAAGATTCAAACTACTGTTTTGGCGAAGGAGGTGCTGGAACTTATTCAGACGGCAAATTGTATACACGCTCTGACAAACGTGGTGATGTTGAAAAAGTATTAAAACTATTTGTCTCTCACGGTGCAAATGAAGATATCCTGGTCAATGCACGTCCACATATTGGCACTAATAAATTACCGCATATTATCCAAGCGATTCGTGAGACCATCATTTCTTATGGAGGCGAGGTTATTTTTGAACAGCGTGTGGTCGATATCAATACGGAAAACGGTCACGTTACGGGAGTTACACTTGCCAATGGTACATCATTAACTGCAAGCCATGTCATCGTCGCCACGGGACACTCTGCACGTGATATATTTGAACTCTTCCGTAAAAAAAACTGGTTACTAGAGGCAAAAGCCTTTGCTTTGGGAGTACGCATCGAACATCCACAAGAGATTATCGATCAGGCTCAATACCATTGCGAAATAAGAAGCGAACATCTTCCACCGGCTTATTATAGTCTCGTGGAGCAGGTAAATGGTCGCGGAGTGTTTTCTTTTTGTATGTGTCCTGGTGGAGTTATTGCTCCTTGTGCTACAGCAGACAATGAAATTGTGGTCAATGGCTGGTCACCTTCTAAGCGGAATAATCCACATGCCAATTCAGGTACAGTCATTCAAATCAATCTCGAAGATGTTGAGGGATCTGAAAGTAATCCATTTGCCATATTAGATTTTCAACGTGAAATAGAAAGACGCGCTTTTGAAGCTGGTGGAGGCAAAATGGTCGCACCTGCCCAACGTATGATTGATTTCGTAGAAGGACGTATCTCCAAAGATCTCCCTGAAAACTCTTACAAACCGGGTACAATTTCTGCTGATTTAACTCAAGTATTGCCACAGTTTGTATATGAGGCGCTACGTGGTGCGCTACCTATTTTTGGGAAAAAGATGAAAGGATATTATACGAATGAAGCGATCCTAGTTGCCGTAGAATCTCGGACATCATCTCCTATTCGCATTCCGCGTGACAAAACGACATTACAACATCCTGAAATTAAAGGACTTTATCCATGTGCCGAAGGCGCTGGATTTGCTGGCGGTATTATTTCTGCAGCTATTGATGGTATGAACTGTGCCAATGCGATCAATTAA
- a CDS encoding MFS transporter, translating into MEKKNWFQTYLYIWIGQFVSLLTSSAVNFAVIVWLSLTHKSAEVLALAGIAGLLPQALIGPFVGVFIDRWDRKKVMIFADAFIALCTLLMTFVLQGSTVGLSLIYLLLACRSIGSAFHAPAMQAIAPLMVPEDKLLRVSGINQMLQSVSSIAGPALGTLAITYFSISQVLYLDVIGAAVAIISLLFVTIPHLAVESTLSIAQVWDDLKQGMKAIYHNRGLSLLFLYAMIATFCVMPIAIMFPLLTIGHFNGGKWEMSVIEIIWGVGMLVGGGLLSAFKVQFSKVIMINTMHIVLGLTFAFSGWFPATWFIPFVVVTAIGGMAMSLFSASFMTTIQEEVAPQMLGRVFSLYFSLAILPSVVGLLFTGFIADVIGVAHAFVIAGILMMVVGILSFFTPAVMRLGKK; encoded by the coding sequence ATGGAAAAGAAAAATTGGTTTCAGACCTATCTTTATATTTGGATTGGACAGTTTGTATCGTTATTGACCAGTTCTGCGGTTAACTTTGCTGTAATTGTGTGGTTAAGTTTAACCCACAAATCTGCAGAAGTATTGGCCTTGGCCGGAATAGCTGGCTTATTGCCTCAAGCATTGATCGGCCCATTTGTTGGTGTTTTTATCGATCGTTGGGACCGCAAAAAGGTGATGATTTTTGCAGATGCTTTTATTGCGCTTTGTACTTTGCTCATGACATTTGTTCTTCAGGGATCAACTGTCGGTTTATCTTTGATCTATCTGTTATTAGCATGTCGCTCTATTGGATCTGCTTTTCATGCTCCTGCGATGCAAGCTATAGCACCATTGATGGTACCCGAGGATAAGCTCTTGCGTGTATCAGGGATCAATCAGATGCTTCAATCGGTGAGCAGTATCGCAGGACCTGCACTAGGTACATTGGCTATTACTTATTTTTCAATTTCACAAGTGCTTTATCTTGATGTTATTGGTGCTGCTGTAGCCATTATATCCTTACTCTTCGTGACCATACCACATCTAGCGGTAGAGTCCACCTTGTCGATTGCACAGGTTTGGGATGATTTGAAACAAGGTATGAAAGCCATCTATCATAATCGTGGATTGAGCCTACTGTTTTTGTATGCCATGATCGCCACTTTTTGTGTAATGCCTATAGCCATCATGTTTCCTTTGCTGACCATTGGTCATTTCAACGGTGGTAAATGGGAGATGAGCGTAATTGAGATTATCTGGGGAGTTGGTATGTTAGTCGGAGGTGGCTTGTTGAGTGCATTTAAAGTTCAGTTCTCGAAAGTGATCATGATTAATACCATGCATATCGTGCTGGGATTGACATTTGCATTTTCAGGCTGGTTTCCTGCTACCTGGTTTATCCCATTTGTCGTAGTGACTGCGATTGGAGGAATGGCGATGTCGCTGTTCTCTGCCTCATTTATGACCACTATACAAGAAGAAGTAGCTCCGCAAATGTTGGGACGTGTGTTTTCCCTTTATTTTAGTCTTGCTATTTTACCAAGTGTCGTTGGACTACTTTTTACCGGTTTTATTGCAGATGTTATTGGAGTTGCTCATGCTTTTGTGATCGCAGGAATACTGATGATGGTGGTAGGCATATTATCCTTTTTTACACCAGCAGTAATGCGCTTAGGAAAGAAATAG